One window from the genome of Methanococcoides sp. AM1 encodes:
- a CDS encoding CDC48 family AAA ATPase, giving the protein MPAIVEKNNSNGVSIKLKVAEASQEDVGKGIVRIDPAQREKIDVGEYEVVQIEGGRQTSALAINTDPADVGLDVIRMDGLVRANAKISIGDYVEVRKAEWKEALSVTLAPVSKGMHISASSEILTSVFRNRTVSKGDFISTTHFKRSKESPARSMMLEDMFSDLFDYSFGLGEIKMQVVSTSPKGIVKITDVTELQLLPEAIELPPEQSIPTVMYEDLGGIKPAIAKVREMIELPLKHPELFDRLGIEPPRGVLLHGPPGTGKTMLARAVANESDAYFVSINGPEIMSKYYGESEHQIREIFDDAEKNAPAIIFLDEIDSIAPKRAEVTGEVERRVVSQLLSLMDGLKERKNVIVIGATNRPEALDMALRRPGRFDREIVLHVPDQDGRLEIFQIHTRAMPLADDVDLKALAETTYGFVGADIAALCREAAMSSLRKVLPQINLEEEHIPADILEKLTVTSENFKVAQKDVEPSAMREIMIETPNVGWNDVGGLEDVKELLKEAVEWPLKNPESFQRIGVEAPKGVLLYGPPGTGKTMLAKAIAHESNANFITSKGSDLLSKWYGESEKHISEMFSRARQVAPSIIFLDELDALAPIRGGAMGEPQVTERIVNQLLSELDGLEELHGVVIVGATNRPDIIDPALLRPGRFDELILVPVPDLPTRRKIFSVHTKKMSLASDVNIDELVTSTDKYTGADVAAVCKKAGRFALREDLMAKEVSQKHFLKAIAETGTSVTSDTMKYYEDLKGDLKTKRSREIESPVYG; this is encoded by the coding sequence ATGCCAGCAATTGTAGAAAAAAACAATTCGAACGGGGTTAGTATTAAATTAAAAGTAGCAGAGGCATCACAGGAAGATGTGGGTAAAGGCATTGTGCGTATCGATCCGGCACAGAGGGAAAAGATCGATGTCGGAGAGTATGAGGTTGTACAGATCGAGGGCGGACGTCAAACATCAGCACTTGCGATAAATACTGATCCTGCAGACGTCGGGCTTGATGTCATCCGAATGGATGGTCTTGTGCGTGCCAATGCAAAGATCAGCATTGGAGATTATGTCGAGGTCAGGAAGGCAGAGTGGAAGGAAGCACTTAGTGTCACTCTTGCACCTGTGAGCAAAGGTATGCACATTTCAGCCTCAAGTGAGATCCTGACATCCGTTTTCAGGAACAGGACCGTATCAAAAGGGGATTTTATCTCCACTACACATTTCAAGAGATCAAAGGAAAGCCCTGCCAGGAGCATGATGCTCGAGGATATGTTCAGCGATCTCTTTGATTACTCGTTCGGCCTGGGCGAGATCAAAATGCAGGTAGTCTCAACATCCCCAAAGGGCATTGTCAAGATCACTGATGTCACAGAACTTCAGCTGCTACCCGAAGCTATAGAGCTCCCGCCAGAGCAATCGATCCCTACTGTAATGTATGAGGACCTTGGAGGCATCAAGCCAGCAATAGCTAAAGTAAGGGAAATGATCGAGTTACCGTTAAAGCACCCGGAGCTATTTGACCGGTTGGGCATCGAACCACCGAGGGGCGTATTGCTTCACGGCCCGCCCGGGACCGGCAAGACCATGCTGGCAAGAGCAGTTGCCAATGAATCCGATGCTTATTTCGTTTCCATTAACGGTCCCGAGATAATGTCCAAATACTATGGCGAGTCCGAACATCAGATACGCGAGATATTCGATGATGCCGAAAAGAATGCACCTGCAATCATATTCCTTGACGAGATCGATTCCATCGCACCAAAAAGGGCAGAAGTTACCGGAGAGGTCGAAAGAAGAGTAGTCTCACAGCTTCTTTCATTGATGGACGGCCTCAAGGAACGTAAGAATGTCATCGTCATTGGTGCAACCAACCGTCCGGAAGCCCTGGATATGGCCCTGCGCCGTCCCGGAAGGTTCGATCGTGAGATAGTGCTACATGTGCCTGATCAGGATGGGCGGCTGGAAATATTCCAGATACACACCCGCGCAATGCCACTTGCAGATGATGTGGACCTTAAGGCACTGGCTGAGACCACTTATGGTTTTGTGGGAGCGGACATTGCAGCACTTTGTCGTGAAGCGGCAATGAGCTCGCTCAGAAAGGTCCTTCCCCAGATCAACCTTGAAGAAGAACACATCCCTGCAGACATCCTTGAAAAGCTGACTGTCACCTCCGAAAATTTCAAGGTGGCACAGAAAGATGTGGAGCCCTCCGCCATGCGTGAGATCATGATAGAGACACCAAATGTTGGATGGAACGATGTAGGAGGACTGGAAGATGTTAAGGAACTGCTCAAGGAAGCTGTTGAATGGCCTCTTAAAAATCCGGAATCGTTCCAGCGTATCGGCGTGGAAGCTCCAAAGGGAGTATTGCTGTATGGCCCTCCAGGAACCGGTAAGACCATGCTGGCAAAAGCCATCGCCCATGAATCTAATGCTAATTTTATAACCTCAAAGGGAAGTGACCTTCTTTCAAAATGGTATGGGGAATCTGAAAAGCACATCTCGGAGATGTTCTCCCGTGCACGTCAGGTAGCACCATCCATCATTTTCCTTGATGAGCTTGATGCACTTGCACCCATACGCGGAGGAGCAATGGGAGAACCTCAGGTTACCGAACGTATCGTGAACCAGTTACTCTCAGAGCTTGATGGACTTGAAGAGCTCCATGGCGTTGTGATAGTAGGTGCTACGAACAGACCTGACATCATTGATCCGGCACTTCTTCGCCCGGGAAGATTTGATGAGCTTATACTTGTTCCCGTGCCTGATCTGCCCACCCGGCGCAAGATCTTTTCAGTCCATACCAAAAAGATGTCACTTGCAAGTGATGTAAATATAGATGAACTCGTGACTTCAACAGACAAGTACACCGGAGCTGATGTTGCTGCGGTCTGTAAAAAAGCAGGACGCTTTGCCCTTCGTGAAGACCTAATGGCAAAAGAGGTCTCACAGAAGCATTTCCTGAAGGCCATCGCTGAAACAGGAACATCGGTCACTTCTGACACCATGAAATATTACGAGGATCTTAAGGGCGACCTTAAGACAAAGAGATCCAGAGAGATAGAGAGCCCAGTCTATGGCTGA
- a CDS encoding MBL fold metallo-hydrolase, which yields MQVTEHVHAIKIPFSLTTDSGIVVKRFVYAYLIYGKNVCLVDCGVASSEKLIFDYMKKTGRDPQEISLIVQTHSHADHIGSTPAIKELTGCKVAAHRDAVEWMEHPDIQFRERPIPNFDTLTDGPVKVDRVLEDGDVINLGKDMSLRFIHTPGHSKGSISLLLSSDNVLFSGDSIPLVGDIPIYDNVAQVLSSLRKLRDVSDVNVLLSSWDDPIEGEDAYNAIDEGIEYVKKVHEAVQNFSSVSWEKVLEDIGLEGFPVNPLVVRTFESHLKADGDLS from the coding sequence ATGCAGGTGACAGAACATGTCCATGCCATTAAGATACCTTTCAGTCTCACCACCGACTCAGGTATTGTGGTCAAGCGCTTTGTGTATGCTTATCTCATCTATGGAAAGAATGTTTGCCTTGTGGACTGTGGTGTTGCATCCTCTGAAAAACTCATCTTCGACTACATGAAAAAGACAGGCAGGGATCCGCAGGAGATCTCACTGATAGTGCAGACGCATTCCCATGCGGATCACATCGGCTCTACTCCTGCGATAAAGGAATTAACAGGATGCAAAGTTGCTGCTCACAGGGATGCTGTAGAGTGGATGGAGCATCCTGATATCCAGTTCAGGGAGCGTCCAATACCAAATTTTGATACCCTTACAGACGGTCCGGTGAAAGTGGATCGTGTCCTTGAGGATGGGGATGTGATCAACCTTGGGAAAGATATGTCCCTGAGATTTATTCACACTCCAGGTCACTCGAAAGGCTCGATCTCATTACTGTTATCTTCTGACAACGTACTGTTCTCCGGGGATTCTATTCCTCTGGTGGGGGATATTCCCATCTATGATAATGTTGCACAAGTTCTCTCATCACTCAGGAAACTTCGGGATGTGTCTGATGTGAATGTACTTTTGTCCTCGTGGGATGATCCAATTGAGGGTGAGGATGCCTATAATGCAATCGATGAGGGAATTGAATATGTCAAAAAGGTTCATGAGGCGGTTCAGAACTTCTCATCTGTTTCATGGGAAAAAGTGCTGGAAGATATTGGATTGGAAGGCTTTCCTGTCAATCCACTGGTCGTTAGGACCTTTGAATCTCATTTGAAAGCGGATGGAGATCTTTCCTGA
- a CDS encoding class I SAM-dependent methyltransferase, which yields MDIEEVVRIHANPSGEDGKKVGIEMNEHHYELWKWGIGHISTDPESWILDVGCGGGRAVSILADLVEAGKVYGVDHSNEMVGLATELNRTAVDSEHVTIIHSSVSELPLPDNMFDIVTAFETCYFWPDIVEDLKEVRRVLKDGGMLLIVNEMYEHSNFEGRNTPFTEVGGMNIFSPQDYRNMLESAGFSSVEIDEVPENNWITVIAKK from the coding sequence TTGGATATCGAGGAAGTTGTGAGGATCCATGCAAATCCTTCAGGTGAAGATGGAAAAAAAGTTGGTATTGAGATGAACGAGCACCATTATGAATTGTGGAAATGGGGCATTGGTCATATTTCCACTGATCCGGAGTCATGGATACTCGATGTTGGCTGCGGTGGTGGTCGTGCTGTGAGTATCCTTGCGGATCTTGTAGAGGCTGGTAAAGTTTATGGTGTAGACCATTCCAATGAGATGGTAGGTCTTGCTACCGAGTTGAACAGGACTGCGGTTGACAGTGAACATGTCACCATAATACATTCTTCTGTCTCAGAGTTGCCGCTACCTGATAACATGTTCGATATTGTCACGGCTTTTGAGACGTGCTATTTCTGGCCGGATATCGTAGAGGATCTCAAAGAGGTCAGACGTGTGCTCAAAGATGGTGGCATGCTTCTGATAGTCAATGAGATGTACGAGCATAGCAACTTTGAGGGTCGGAACACGCCTTTCACTGAAGTTGGCGGGATGAACATATTCTCACCCCAGGATTACCGGAATATGCTTGAAAGTGCAGGTTTTTCTTCTGTTGAGATCGATGAGGTTCCGGAAAACAACTGGATAACTGTTATCGCAAAGAAATGA
- a CDS encoding MFS transporter: MASSDHPIKRQLYVLSISKLFKDLATGMLVFILPLYVANMDSLILQDMPVVLKAGLATTVFGLANSISQPYMGRLSERLDRRKLFLTIGYIVFAIICYTYAISGYFESILFFRMIQGIAIGATIPAIVTMVTHLSASTARGQAIGIYSTLRGAAFGIGSVVGGAVVTYYGFVAGFYISAALVLLSTILIVLFVKETKAPEIKKPDERSTDGPFIIKILAIAMFMMLVGIMLILSLLPAYQTRLEASEFLLGIALSAYVFSRIVFQVPIGILSDRFGRKLPIIAGIFFNAIIVYGLGHVDTINALILLRLLQGIAMAAVETPLLALAVELSGEKKISSRISTITGAQAAGVAMGPLIGGVFGGYVSFETPFHISSLLIVLSGILVWAALRKSSSNTGNNGIK; this comes from the coding sequence ATGGCATCTTCGGACCATCCAATCAAGCGCCAGCTTTACGTCCTCTCCATATCAAAGCTATTCAAGGACCTTGCTACCGGAATGCTGGTATTCATACTTCCCTTATACGTTGCGAACATGGACTCCCTGATACTGCAGGATATGCCCGTTGTTCTCAAAGCGGGACTCGCAACAACTGTCTTCGGGCTGGCAAACTCCATATCCCAACCATATATGGGAAGACTAAGTGAACGACTTGACAGGAGGAAGCTTTTCCTGACCATCGGTTACATAGTCTTCGCAATTATCTGTTACACCTATGCGATCTCAGGTTACTTTGAATCAATACTTTTCTTCAGGATGATCCAGGGAATTGCAATAGGTGCGACCATTCCCGCCATCGTTACAATGGTCACACATCTCTCTGCGTCAACGGCCAGGGGGCAGGCAATAGGCATCTACTCCACTCTCAGAGGTGCAGCATTTGGAATCGGTTCAGTGGTCGGTGGTGCTGTTGTAACCTACTATGGATTCGTTGCAGGATTCTACATCAGTGCAGCCCTTGTCCTGTTAAGTACCATCCTTATAGTCCTCTTTGTGAAGGAAACAAAAGCACCTGAGATCAAAAAACCGGATGAAAGATCAACTGACGGCCCTTTCATCATCAAGATACTCGCCATTGCCATGTTCATGATGCTTGTAGGCATAATGCTCATACTATCCCTCCTGCCTGCCTACCAGACAAGACTTGAAGCAAGCGAGTTCCTGCTCGGGATAGCACTATCTGCTTATGTGTTCTCAAGGATCGTATTCCAGGTACCAATAGGTATCCTCTCGGACAGGTTCGGAAGAAAGCTTCCCATAATTGCAGGTATCTTCTTCAACGCGATAATCGTCTATGGCCTCGGACACGTTGATACCATAAACGCCCTTATCCTGCTGAGATTACTACAGGGTATAGCCATGGCAGCAGTTGAGACACCCCTGCTTGCTCTTGCAGTGGAACTATCGGGCGAGAAAAAGATCAGTAGCAGGATAAGTACTATAACCGGTGCACAGGCAGCAGGAGTAGCAATGGGTCCTCTGATAGGAGGAGTTTTTGGAGGTTATGTTAGTTTTGAAACACCATTCCACATCAGCAGCCTACTGATCGTCCTATCAGGAATTTTGGTATGGGCTGCATTAAGGAAGAGCAGTTCCAATACTGGTAATAATGGGATCAAATGA
- a CDS encoding PLDc N-terminal domain-containing protein, with the protein MLEAIWGLIVLVSVIWVIYDVVTQNKGLSGLMKVVWILVALVFGILGAAVYYFVGRK; encoded by the coding sequence ATGCTCGAAGCAATATGGGGCCTTATAGTATTGGTTTCAGTTATCTGGGTTATCTATGATGTAGTGACACAGAATAAAGGGTTAAGCGGTTTAATGAAAGTGGTGTGGATACTTGTAGCACTTGTATTCGGTATCCTTGGTGCCGCTGTATATTACTTTGTAGGCAGAAAATAA
- a CDS encoding formylglycine-generating enzyme family protein — protein MKNELGMEVPPSVCEKAKEKGCHQGVKYVYMDGDYGGKLPASTIGGKKATRFWNINSANANKVNLGSGWVAFTSPSDGGVNILGDENGKQNIDPDLYFYSSSSSSSDKNEPNILESLSSKATDFERKLHEATKMWKEKEEEKRNHLEEEKLLKKWDEAERKQLEEEKFRKEKEEAARKQLEEEKFRKEKEKVARKQREEEELRKEQEGAKKKRQKPVKARKSRKGALIKWVGIIIAAWLFVSLVAIPFTDNSEGISPQDLGILNTAQTVIATENVNDNAVKNEEVIRAQELPKNYTNSIGMKFVLIPKGEFMMGSPNDEEGRYYDREGPIHEVTIEKDYYLGKYVVTQEQWAMVMGSNPSYSTGDHRPVESISWDEVQEFIKKLNSMEGTDKYRLPSEAEWEYACRAGTTTRYYFGDNESNLHEYAWHTGDIYSVGHLKPNSWGLYDMHGNVYEFVQDEWHPDYEGAPEVGSAWEEGISDFRTLRSGSLNADPSTCRSASRTSIEPDLRLNTVGFRLVMDV, from the coding sequence ATGAAGAACGAACTTGGTATGGAAGTTCCCCCATCTGTATGCGAAAAAGCAAAAGAAAAGGGATGTCACCAGGGAGTTAAATACGTTTATATGGATGGAGACTACGGGGGTAAGCTTCCAGCATCAACTATAGGTGGTAAAAAAGCTACACGCTTTTGGAACATCAATAGTGCAAATGCCAATAAAGTCAATTTGGGATCTGGGTGGGTTGCATTTACATCGCCTTCTGATGGTGGTGTGAACATTTTGGGAGATGAAAATGGAAAGCAAAACATTGATCCTGATCTTTATTTTTATTCTTCTTCTTCTTCTTCTTCTGATAAAAATGAACCGAATATTCTGGAATCCCTGAGCTCGAAAGCTACAGATTTCGAGAGGAAACTTCACGAAGCAACAAAGATGTGGAAAGAAAAAGAAGAGGAAAAAAGAAATCATCTTGAAGAAGAGAAATTGCTGAAAAAATGGGATGAGGCAGAAAGAAAGCAACTTGAAGAAGAGAAGTTCCGGAAAGAGAAGGAAGAGGCGGCAAGAAAGCAACTTGAAGAAGAGAAGTTCCGGAAAGAGAAGGAAAAGGTAGCAAGAAAGCAGCGTGAAGAAGAGGAATTACGGAAAGAGCAGGAAGGGGCAAAGAAAAAACGGCAGAAACCTGTGAAAGCCCGGAAATCGAGGAAAGGTGCCCTGATCAAGTGGGTAGGTATCATAATAGCAGCCTGGTTGTTTGTAAGTTTAGTTGCTATTCCTTTTACTGATAATTCGGAGGGTATATCACCTCAGGATCTGGGGATCTTAAATACGGCTCAAACTGTTATCGCAACTGAAAATGTTAATGATAATGCTGTCAAAAACGAAGAGGTCATAAGAGCACAGGAGCTGCCCAAGAACTATACCAACTCTATTGGAATGAAGTTTGTGCTTATCCCTAAGGGTGAGTTCATGATGGGGTCCCCTAATGATGAGGAAGGCAGGTATTATGATAGGGAAGGGCCTATCCACGAAGTGACCATCGAAAAAGATTATTATCTCGGCAAATACGTGGTTACCCAGGAGCAATGGGCTATGGTTATGGGTAGTAATCCCTCTTACTCCACAGGAGATCATCGGCCGGTTGAAAGTATATCATGGGATGAGGTACAGGAATTCATTAAAAAATTGAACTCAATGGAAGGTACAGATAAATATCGACTGCCATCTGAAGCAGAGTGGGAATATGCCTGTAGGGCAGGTACAACAACCAGATATTACTTCGGGGACAATGAATCCAACTTGCATGAGTATGCGTGGCACACTGGAGACATTTATTCAGTAGGGCACCTGAAACCCAATAGCTGGGGTTTGTATGATATGCATGGCAATGTCTATGAATTTGTTCAGGATGAATGGCATCCTGATTATGAAGGTGCTCCAGAGGTTGGAAGTGCCTGGGAGGAGGGTATTTCTGATTTTAGAACCCTGAGGAGTGGTAGCTTGAACGCAGATCCCAGCACTTGCCGTTCTGCGAGCCGTACATCTATTGAGCCCGATTTACGTCTTAACACCGTAGGATTCCGTCTTGTTATGGACGTGTGA
- a CDS encoding Glu/Leu/Phe/Val dehydrogenase, which translates to MVENKLERIHADSAMTCSLCMQEMENLYDHLAMSTEEIDLLDMPKRSFTVHFPVRMDSGRMKMFVGHRVQYNDARGPTKGGIRYHPDLTVEYLRDLAFLMSIKCALVDIPFGGAKGGIVTNTKELSRGELERVTRAYIREIADYIGPLKDIPAPDVYTDEQIMVWILDEFERIKREHTPSIVTGKPIELGGSQVRKYSTSLGGVYILEAAMEKAKLDKSNLCVAIQGFGKVGLNAARILYEKGFTICAVSDSSGGIYKEEGLDIMEVIDHKYRTGSVIDFPESRNITNEELLESDCEILIPAALSKQIKRENVNDIKAKIILELANAPITMDASRILLEKSVIIVPDILANAGGVVVSYFEWIQNLSQDYWEEDKVLERLQQKMITAFDKVYEICMEQDCSMRRAALQFSVRRILYAERLRGNL; encoded by the coding sequence ATGGTAGAAAACAAACTCGAAAGGATCCATGCGGATAGTGCAATGACCTGCTCATTGTGCATGCAGGAGATGGAAAACCTATATGATCACCTTGCTATGTCAACAGAAGAGATCGATCTGCTCGACATGCCAAAACGTTCTTTTACAGTACATTTCCCTGTACGCATGGATTCCGGAAGAATGAAGATGTTCGTGGGTCACAGGGTTCAATACAATGATGCCAGAGGGCCCACCAAGGGAGGAATACGATATCATCCAGACCTTACCGTTGAATATCTTAGGGACCTCGCATTCCTGATGTCCATAAAATGTGCTCTTGTTGACATACCATTCGGGGGAGCAAAAGGCGGCATCGTCACCAATACCAAAGAGCTCAGCCGAGGTGAACTTGAAAGGGTTACCAGGGCCTACATTCGAGAGATCGCTGACTACATCGGACCATTGAAGGATATCCCTGCACCTGATGTATATACCGATGAGCAGATCATGGTATGGATCCTTGACGAGTTCGAAAGGATCAAAAGGGAACACACGCCTTCAATTGTTACCGGGAAACCGATAGAATTAGGAGGAAGCCAGGTCAGGAAATATTCCACATCCCTTGGAGGCGTCTACATCCTTGAAGCAGCCATGGAAAAAGCCAAACTGGACAAGTCGAACCTTTGTGTTGCCATTCAGGGATTCGGAAAAGTAGGCTTGAACGCTGCACGCATACTCTATGAAAAAGGATTTACAATATGTGCAGTAAGCGATTCAAGTGGCGGAATATACAAAGAGGAAGGTCTTGACATCATGGAGGTCATAGACCACAAGTACAGGACCGGAAGCGTGATCGATTTCCCGGAGAGCAGGAATATAACCAATGAAGAATTGCTGGAATCCGATTGTGAAATACTCATCCCTGCAGCTCTTTCAAAACAGATCAAACGCGAGAACGTGAATGACATAAAAGCAAAAATAATCCTTGAACTTGCTAATGCCCCCATTACAATGGATGCAAGCCGAATATTACTTGAAAAATCCGTAATAATCGTACCGGACATACTTGCTAATGCCGGTGGTGTTGTGGTCAGTTACTTTGAATGGATACAAAACCTCAGTCAGGATTACTGGGAAGAAGACAAAGTTCTGGAAAGACTTCAGCAGAAGATGATAACGGCGTTCGATAAAGTATATGAGATATGCATGGAACAAGATTGCAGTATGAGGCGAGCAGCATTACAATTCTCAGTTCGCAGGATACTCTACGCTGAAAGACTCCGTGGGAATCTTTAA